The segment ACAAAGGGAATACGCGCATGCTCGCGTTCTGTTGCTGACGAGTGTTGTAAAGGCCCCAGAGTTCGGGGCGCTGGGATTTGGGGGCCCAATGATGAGTTGCGCTGCGGGACGAGAAGATACGCTCCTTGGCGCGCGACTTTTGCTCATCACGACGTGCGCCGCCAAGCACCATATCGAACTTGTGCTTTTCCAGCGCCTGGCACAGTGCTTGGGTTGCAGTGATATCAGTGAACAGCCCGCCACCGTGGTCAAAAGGATTGATCTGCTTCTCGATGGCCTGAGCATTGCTGTGCACCAGCATCTCCATGCCGCTTTCCCGCATCATCAAGTCCCTGAACAGGTACATTTCCTGAAAATCCCAGCCAGTATCGACATGCAGCAAGGGAAACGGCGGTTGCGAGGGGTAGAAGGCCTTGCGTGCGAGGTGGAGCAAGACCCCGCTGTCTTTGCCACTGGAGTACAGCATGGCCGGGTTACGCGCCTCGGCCACCGCCTCTCGGAGGATATGGATGCTCTCGGCTTCGAGCCGCTTAAGGTGCGCAGACAGTTCGCCAAGTGGGCGGACCGCAGGCGTACCGAACCTGGGAAGCTCGATCCCGGCACTCATTACGGGCAAGTAAGCTTGGGGGCAGAAGCGGATCTCAGGCATGTCTCCGGCGTCATGCAGCAAGCCAACCAGAGCACCATGGGGGAAGATCGCCAGGGGCTTGCCGATATTCTGCTGCAACGCTGCAAAGGCGTTACGCAGCGCCGGCAGGTCGAGAGTGGCCAAGGGCACCCAAAAACGCGCACCGCGGGCATCGTTGGCGTGCAAGCATGGCTTGCCGGTAGGTAGCGGGCTCAGTTGGGCGAACAGTACTCGGTCGCGACGTTTGCGCGCCTGCTCCAACGCCCAGGCCAGCACGAGCGTATTGAGGCGGCGGTCTTTTTCGTCCCGCAACAGCACGTCACTCAACTCCGTAGGCAGCAGGCCGCAACCATTCAGGCGTCTTTCAGCTGTGCGTTTACTATCGGCTTGGCCACACTGGTTGAGGTGTGCGTAGGCACGCTCGGTGTTCCAGACCTGTTCAGCCTCCAGGCCGCTGATTGCGGCTGCGAAAACTGTCGTAATTTGACTCATTTGAACGCCCGAGTGAAAAATCTGAAGTGCTGCATATGATTTCTCACAAGATACACTTCATTTTCACATTTTGCGACGAACGCGAAGCGGGCCTTTGGTCCTGTCGCAGAAGTCCTAGATCAGCCCAGGCAATTCAATTGTTCGGGATACAGCTCTACAGAAAACAGCGAGGTGTTTCTGGCCAGATAGAAGTGTTCCTGGTGAATCTTGAACTTGCGCATTGCCGCCATCAGCTGCGGTTCTTTACACGCCAACTGCTCCAGGCCACGACGAATGCCGGCTTGCATGCTGGCCTTGCGTTCATCGGAAAAGCTGCTCGCTGCCAGGTTGATCCGGTAGCGATAAAACATCGTGTCGCCATAGGTCAAACCGACGAACTCAAGCGTGGTCAGGGCATCCACCTGCCTGGGCAGCGTCGCGTTCAACTGCGCAAGGCGTTCGCTCAGCAGCGCCTGCTGCGCCACCTTCTCCTGCTCGGCCTTGTGCGCGAAATAACGGCCAACGCCGGTTATCAACAACACAGCAGCGATACTCAGATAATAATTGCGTGGGTTGCGCCGCTTCTTCGGCGCCAGTTTCATCAACATCCTTGATCACTCGTACTGGATACAAAAAGCCCCTGGAGGAACCAGGGGCTGTACCGAACACCGGGCCGTATTACTCCACAGTTACCGACTTCGCAAGGTTACGCGGTTGGTCCACATCAGTTCCCTTGAGCACCGCCACGTAGTACGACAGCAGTTGCAGCGGGATGGTGTACAGAATCGGCGCCAGGGCATCGATGATGTGCGGTACCTTGATCACATGGGTGCCTTCGCCGTTGCTCATGCCGGCCTGCTCATCAGCGAACACCACCAGCTCACCGCCACGGGCACGCACTTCCTGCAGGTTGGACTTGAGCTTTTCCAGCAGCTCGTTGTTCGGCGCCACGGTGACCACCGGCATATCGCTGTCCACCAGCGCCAGCGGGCCGTGCTTGAGCTCGCCGGCCGGGTAGGCTTCGGCGTGGATGTAGGAGATCTCCTTGAGCTTCAGCGCGCCTTCCATCGCCACCGGGTACTGGGCGCCACGGCCGAGGAACAGGGTGTGGTGCTTGTCAGCGAACAGCTCGGCGGTTTTCTCCACCACCTGGTCCATGGCCAAGGCCTCGCCCAGGCGGGTCGGCAGGCGGCGCAGCTCTTCTACCAGTTCGGCCTCGACGCCATGTTCCAGGGTGCCACGCACCTGGCCCAGGGCCAGGGTCAGCAGCATCAGCGATACCAGCTGGGTGGTGAAGGCCTTGGTGGAGGCCACGCCGATTTCCGGGCCGGCCAAGGTCAGCAGGGTCAGGTCGGACTCGCGCACCAGCGAGCTGATGCCGACGTTGCAGATCGCCAGGCTGCCGAGGAAGCCCAGTTCCTTGGCGTTGCGCAGGGCGGCCAGGGTGTCGGCGGTTTCACCGGATTGCGAAATGGACACGAACAGGGTGTCTGGCTGCACCACCACCTTGCGGTAGCGGAACTCGCTGGCCACTTCGACCTGGCACGGGATGCCGGCCAGGCTTTCCAGCCAGTAACGGGCAACCATGCCGGCGTGGTAGCTGGTACCGCAGGCGACAATCTGCACGTTGCGCACCTTGGCGAACAGCTCGGCAGCCTGCGGGCCGAAGGCCTGGACCATCACATGGTCCTTGCCCAGGCGGCCTTCCAGGGTGCGCTGCACCACCGAGGGCTGCTCGTGGATTTCCTTGAGCATGAAGTGGCGGTACTGGCCCTTGTCGGCGGCTTCGGCGCCTTCGCTGTGCTGCACGGTCTCGCGCTGCACCGGCTTGCCGGCCTGGTCCCAGACCAGCACCTGGTCACGGCGGATCTCGGCGATATCGCCTTCTTCGAGGTACATGAAACGGTCGGTGACCTGGCGCAGGGCCAGCTGGTCGGAGGCCAGGAAGTTCTCGCCCAGGCCCAGGCCGATCACCAGCGGGCTGCCACTGCGGGCGGCGACCAGACGGTCGGGCTGGTTGGCGTTGATCACCGCCAGACCGTAGGCGCCGTGCAGGCGCTTGACTGCGGCCTTGAGGGCTTCGGTCAGGTCCGGGGTGGTCTTGAGCAGGTGGTGCAGCAGGTGCACGATCACCTCGGTGTCGGTCTGCGAGGCGAACACGTAGCCCAGGCCCTTGAGCTCGTCACGCAGCTCTTCGTGGTTCTCGATGATGCCGTTGTGCACCACCGCCACTTCATGGCCGGAGAAATGCGGGTGGGCGTTGCCTTCGGTCGGCGCGCCGTGGGTGGCCCAACGGGTGTGGGCGATGCCCAGCTGGCCCGCCAGCGGGTCGGCGGTGACTGCGGCCTGCAGCTCGGCGACCTTGCCAATGCGCCGGCGGCGCTCCAGGCCCTGCTGGGTCAGCACGGCCAGGCCGGCGCTGTCGTAGCCACGGTATTCCAGGCGCTTGAGGCCTTCGATCAGAATGGCTGTGATGTTGCGTTCGGCAACGGCACCCACGATTCCACACATAAGATGTTGCTCCTAGCTGATAGCGGCGCAGATCAGGTTGATGCCGCGGGCTTGAATGCGGTCGCGTGCCTCCGTGGGCAGGCGATCATCGGTAATAAGGGTATTGACGCTGCCCCAGGGCAGCTCGAGGTTGGGGATCTTGCGCCCGACCTTGTCGGACTCGACCATCACGATCACCTCGCGGGCCACTTCGGCCATGACCCGGCTCAGGCCCAGCAGCTCGTTGAAGGTGGTGGTGCCACGCTCCAGGTCGATGCCGTCGGCACCGATGAACAGCTGGTCGAAATCATAGGAGCGCAGCACCTGCTCGGCCACCTGGCCCTGGAACGACTCCGAATGCGGGTCCCAGGTGCCACCGGTCATCAACAGCACCGGCTCGTGTTCCTGCTCGCTGATGGCGCGGGCCACGTTGAGCGAGTTGGTCATCACCACCAGGCCGGGCTGGCGCCCCAGTTGCGGGATCATCGCCGCGGTGGTGCTGCCACTGTCGATGATGATCCGGGCGTGCTCGCGAATGCGCTCCACGGCGGCCTTGGCGATGGCCTGCTTGTACAGCGACACCGGTTGCACAGCCTCGGCCAGCAGCTCCTGGGGCATGGTCACCGCCCCACCGTAGCGACGCAGCAGCAGGCCGTTGGCCTCCAGGGCGGCAAGGTCCTTGCGGATGGTCACTTCGGAAGTTTCGAAACGCTTGGCCAGGGCGTCGACGCTCACCTCGCCCTGTTCGTTGAGCAGGGTGAGGATATTGTGGCGGCGCTGGGGCGTGTTTCGTTTCGACATTTCGGCTTTAAGTTTCGATTCGAAAGATAAGTGGTGCAATCAAAACCTAAGGCCGCCCTTTAGTCAAGTGCTTACCCTGTAGGAGCCGGCTTGCCGGCTCCTACAGGTACAGCGCATGGCCTTCAGATTGCGCCGTACGTGCCGGGACAAGCCCCTGTGGACAAATAAAAAGACCGGCTTATTCACATAAGCCGGCCTGTGCAAAAAGCGCTGTGGATAACTTAGCTCTTTTTGATTTTCTCTGGCCGCTTCCAGCCTTCGATGTTGCGCTGACGGGCGCGGGCTACGCCCAACTGCCCGGCCGGCACCGCCTGGGTGATGGTCGAACCTGCGGCTGTGGTAGCCCCGGTCTGGATTTCCACAGGCGCCACCAGCGAGTTGTTGGAGCCGATGAACACGTCCTCGCCCATGACGGTCTTGAACTTGTTGGCGCCATCGTAGTTGCAGGTGATGGTGCCGGCGCCGATGTTGCTGCGCGCGCCGATTTCGGCATCGCCCAGGTAGGTCAGGTGGCCGGCCTTGGCGCCTTCGCCCAGGCGGGCGTTCTTCAGCTCGACGAAGTTACCCACATGGGCCTTGGCCTCCAGCACGCTGCCCGGGCGCAGGCGGGCGAACGGGCCGGCATCGCTGCCCTCGCCCATCACCGCGCCATCCAGGTGGGTGTTGGCCTTGATGATCGCGCCCTTGCGCAGGGTGCTGTCCTTGATCACGCAGTTGGGGCCGATCTGCACATCGTCCTCGATGACCACCTTGCCTTCGAGAATCACGTTGATGTCGATCAGCACGTCGCGGCCAACGCTCACCTCGCCGCGCACATCGAAGCGTGCCGGGTCGCGCAGGGTGACGCCCTGGGCCATCAGGCGGCGGCCTTCGCGCAACTGGTAATGGCGTTCAAGCTCCGCCAGCTGGCGGCGGTCGTTGGCGCCCTGCACTTCCATGGCGTCGTGGGGCTGCTCGGTGGCCACCACCAGGCCATCGGCCACGGCCATGGCGATCACGTCGGTGAGGTAGTACTCGCCCTGGGCGTTGTTGTTGGACAGCCGGCCCATCCAGTCGGCCAGGCGTGCGGCGGGCATGGCGAGGATACCGGTGTTGCCTTCCTGGATTGCCTTCTGCGCCTCGGTGGCATCCTTGTGCTCGACGATCGCCTGCACCTGGCCCTGGGCGTCACGCACGATACGACCGTAGCCGGTGGGGTCGGCGAGGTTCACGGTCAGCAGGCCGAGCTGGCTGGCGCTGACCTTGGCCAGCAGGCGCTGCAGGGTGTCCACCTCGATCAGCGGTACATCGCCGTACAGCACCAGCACGGTGTCGGCGCTGATGGCCGGCAGGGCCTGGGCCACGGCGTGGCCGGTACCCAGCTGCTTGTCCTGCAGGACGAAGTTCAGGTCATCGGCAGCCAGGCGCTCGCGCACCAGCTCCGCGCCGTGGCCGATGACCACGTGGATACCCTTGGGCTGCAGCTGGCGGGCGCTGTGGATAACATGGCCGAGCATGGAATTGCCGGCCACCGGGTGCAGCACCTTGGGCAGCGCAGAACGCATGCGGGTGCCTTGGCCTGCGGCGAGAATGACGATATCGAGGGACATTGGCTGGCTACCGATCCTGGGCGGTCAGGGGTGACCGAAGAGGGGAAATTCAGAAAAAGAAAAAGGGTAGCCGAGGCTACCCTTTAACTCAATCGCAACGCAGGTGACCGGCCGTGGCCAGTTACTTGCCTCTGCGCATTTGCTGGACAGTACGCAGCTGAGCTGCGGCCTCGGCCAGACGTGCAGCAGCAGCGCTGTAGTCGAAGTCCGAGCCCTTGGTGTTCAGCGCGTTCTCGGCAGCCTTGAGGGCTTCCTGAGCTTGTGCTTCGTCCAGGTCGGCAGCACGTTGCACGGTGTCGGCAAGAACCTTGACCATGTTCGGCTGCACTTCGAGGAAGCCACCGGAGATGTAGAACACCTCTTGAGTGCCACCCTGCTTGGTCAGCGTGATCGGACCAGGCTTGAGATTGGTGATCAGCGGCGCGTGGCCCGGAGCGATACCAAGATCACCCAGGTTACCGTGCGCAACTACCATCTCGACCAGGCCGGAGAAGATCTCTCCTTCCGCGCTGACGATGTCGCAATGGACTGTCATAGCCATCTGCTTGCCTCAACCTGATTAGCGCCCCTTGCGGGGCGCCGGGATTACAGTTTCTTGGCTTTCTCGATCGCTTCGTCGATGCTGCCGACCATGTAGAACGCTTGTTCTGGCAGGTGGTCGTAGTCACCTTTGAGGATGCCGCTGAAGCCTGCGATGGTGTCCTTGAGCGACACGTACTTGCCTGGCGAACCGGTGAAGACTTCGGCCACGAAGAACGGCTGCGACAGGAAGCGCTGGATCTTACGAGCGCGGGCTACCAGTTGCTTGTCGGTCTCGGACAGTTCGTCCATACCCAGGATCGCGATGATGTCTTTCAGCTCTTTGTAGCGCTGCAGAACATACTGAACGCCACGCGCGGTGTCGTAGTGCTCGTTGCCGATCACGTTCGGGTCCAGCTGGCGCGAAGTCGAGTCCAGTGGGTCGACCGCCGGGTAGATACCCAGGGAGGCGATGTCACGGGACAGAACGACGGTGGCGTCCAGGTGGGCGAAGGTGGTGGCTGGCGACGGGTCGGTCAGGTCGTCCGCAGGTACGTATACGGCCTGGACGGAGGTGATCGAGCCTTCTTTGGTCGAAGTGATGCGCTCTTGCAGAACACCCATCTCTTCGGCCAGGGTCGGCTGGTAACCTACTGCCGAAGGCATACGGCCCAGCAGTGCGGATACTTCGGTACCGGCCAGGGTGTAACGATAGATGTTGTCGACGAACAGCAGAACGTCGTTACCTTCGTCACGGAACTTCTCAGCCATGGTCAGGCCGGTCAGCGCTACGCGCAGACGGTTTCCTGGTGGCTCGTTCATCTGACCGTAGACCAGCGCTACCTTGTCGAGAACGTTGGAGTCCTTCATCTCGTGGTAGAAGTCGTTACCCTCACGAGTACGCTCACCCACACCAGCGAACACGGAGTAACCGCTGTGTTCCATGGCGATGTTACGGATCAGTTCCATCATGTTTACGGTCTTGCCGACACCGGCACCACCGAACAGACCAACCTTACCACCCTTGGCGAACGGGCAAACCAGGTCGATAACCTTGATGCCGGTTTCCAGCAGGTCGTTGCCGCCTGCCTGGTCAGCGAACGAAGGCGCTGGCTGGTGGATACCGCGACGCTCTTCTTCGCCGATCGGGCCGGCTTCGTCGATCGGGTTGCCCAGTACGTCCATGATACGGCCGAGGGTGGCCTTACCAACAGGAACGGAAATGGCAGCGCCGGTGTCAACGACATCCAGACCGCGCTTCAGGCCTTCGGTCGAGCCCATCGCAATGGTACGAACCACGCCGTCGCCCAGCTGCTGCTGAACTTCCAGGGTGGTTTCCGCGCCTTGTACTTTCAGCGCGTTGTAAACACTCGGCACGACGTCACGTGGGAATTCCACGTCGATGACGGCGCCGATGATTTGAACGATACGTCCGCTACTCATAGCTGGATCCTCTGAATTTTTGAACCGTTAAACCGCGGCAGCGCCGCCGACGATTTCCGAGATCTCCTGGGTGATCGCAGCCTGACGCGCCTTGTTGTAGATCAATTGCAGCTCTTTGATCAAATCACCGGCGTTGTCTGTGGCGTTCTTCATGGCGATCATCCGGGCCGCTTGTTCAGCAGCGTTGTTCTCGACCACCGCCTGGTAAACCTGCGACTCCACGTAACGCACCATCAAGCCGTCCAGCAGCTCTTTTGCGTCGGGTTCGTACAGGTAATCCCAGTGATGCTTGAGATCCTGATCCGGGGTTGCCACCAACGGTACCAATTGCTCTACCGTCGGTTTTTGGGTCATGGTGTTGATGAACTTGTTCGAAACCACCGAAAGGCGATCGATACGGCCGTCCAGGTAGGCGTCCAGCATCACTTTGACGGAGCCGATCAGATCGTTGATCGATGGCTCTTCGCCCAGGTGGCTGATCGCGGCTACGACGTTGCCGCCAAAGATGCGGAAGAAAGTCGCACCCTTGCTGCCGATCACGCACAGGTCGATTTCCACGCCCTGTTCGCGGTTTACGCTCATGTCCTTGACCAGGGCCTTGAACAGGTTGGTATTCAAGCCACCGCACAGACCACGGTCACTGCTCACCACGATATAACCGGCGCGCTTTACAGGGCGCTCGATCATGAACGGGTGGCGGTATTCCGGGTTGGCGTTGGCCAGATGACCGATCACCTGGCGGATACGCTCCGCGTAAGGACGGCTAGCAGCCATGCGCATTTGTGCCTTGCGCATCTTGCTGACCGCCACTTTCTCCATGGCGCTGGTAATTTTTTGCGTGCTTTTGATGCTCGCAATCTTACTGCGAATCTCTTTTGCGCCTGCCATGTATCACCTATCAGGTTAGCAAGCGGGGGCCGGAGCCCCCGCTGCGGCTTACCAGGTCTGGGTGGCCTTGAACTTCTCGATACCGGCTTTCATGCCAGCGTCGATTTCGTCGTTGAAGTCACCCTTCACGTTGATCTTGGCCATCAGTTCGGCGTGATCACGGTTGAAGAAGGCGATCAGCGCTTGCTCGAAGCTGCCGACCTTGGAGACTTCTACGTCAGTCAGGAAACCACGCTCAGCGGCGTACAGCGACAGGGCCATGTCGGCGATCGACATTGGCGCGTACTGCTTCTGCTTCATCAGCTCGGTAACGCGCTGACCATGCTCCAGCTGCTTGCGGGTCGCTTCGTCCAGATCGGAAGCGAACTGGGCGAATGCCGCCAGTTCACGGTACTGAGCCAGAGCGGTACGGATACCACCGGACAGTTTCTTGATGATCTTGGTCTGAGCGGCACCACCTACGCGGGATACCGAAACACCGGCGTTCACTGCAGGGCGGATGCCCGAGTTGAACATGGCCGATTCCAGGAAGATCTGACCGTCGGTGATCGAGATCACGTTGGTCGGAACGAACGCGGAAACGTCGCCAGCCTGGGTTTCGATGATCGGCAGAGCGGTCAGGGAACCGGTTTTGCCGGTGACTGCGCCGTTGGTGAACTTCTCGACGTACTCTTCCGAAACGCGCGATGCACGCTCCAGCAGACGGGAGTGGAGATAGAACACGTCGCCTGGGTACGCTTCACGTCCTGGTGGACGGCGCAGCAGCAGGGAGATCTGACGGTAGGCAACGGCCTGCTTGGACAGGTCATCGTAAACGATCAGGGCGTCTTCACCGCGGTCACGGAAGAACTCGCCCATGGTGCAGCCGGCGTATGGCGCCAGGAACTGCAGTGCGGCGGATTCCGAGGCACTGGCAACGACCACGATGGTGTTGGCCAGGGCGCCGGCTTCTTCCAGCTTGCGAACGATGTTGGCAACGGTGGAACGCTTCTGGCCGACAGCAACATAAACACAGAAAATACCGGAGTCTTTCTGGTTGATGATGGCGTCGATGGCCATGGCGGTCTTGCCGATCTGACGGTCACCGATGATCAGCTCGCGCTGGCCACGGCCGACAGGGATCATGGCGTCGACGGACTTGTAGCCAGTCTGTACAGGCTGGTCTACCGACTTACGCCAGATCACGCCCGGGGCTACTTTTTCGACCGCGTCGGTCTGGGTGTTGCCCAGAGGACCTTTGCCGTCGATCGGGTTGCCCAGTGCGTCAACGACGCGGCCCAGCAGTTCCTTACCAACCGGAACTTCCAGGATACGGCCGGTGCACTTGGCGCTCATGCCTTCGGCGAGGGTGTCATAGGCACCCAGGATCACTGCACCTACGGAGTCTTGCTCCAGGTTCAGTGCCATGCCGAACACGCTGCCAGGGAACTCGATCATTTCGCCGTACATGACGTCGGCCAGACCGTGGATCCGCACGATACCGTCGGATACCGAAACAACGGTACCTTCGTTACGGGCTTGGGAGCCGACATCGAGGTTGTCGATGCGGCCCTTGATGATTTCACTAATTTCGGAAGGATTGAGTTGCTGCATTGCTCTGCTGCCCCTTCAAACTCAAGATTTCAATGCTTCGGCCAGTTTCGCGATCTTGCCGCGAACCGAGCCATCGATTACCAGGTCGCCGGCGCGGATGACGACGCCGCCGATCAGGCTGGCATCCTCCGACGCGTGCAGGCGCACTTCCTGGCCTAACCGTGCACTGAGAACCTTGGCGAGTTTGTCTTGCTGTTCTTGGTTCAACGCAAAAGCACTGGTGACTTCCACGTCCACGGATTTCTCTTGCTCGGCCTTGTACAGGTCGAACAGAGCGGCAATCTCCGGCAACAGCAGGAGACGGTCGTTTTCCGCGGCAACATGAATGAAATTCTGTGCCTGAGCATTGAACTTGTCACCGCACACTTCAATGAATGCGGCGGCCTTGTTTGCGCTAGTCAGTTGCGGGGCCTTGAGCAGGCGCTGCATGGTGTCGTCTTGCGACACCGCAGCAGCCAGGCCGAGCATGGCTGACCAATTGGCCAGTTGCTGATGGGCCTGGGCGTGCTCGAAGGCAGCCTTAGCGTAAGGTCGGGCCAACGTGGTCAGTTCTGCCATGATCGCCCTCGCTTAAATTTCAGCGGCCAGTTTGTTAACCAGCTCCGCATGCGCGTTTTGATCGATTGTGGCGCCAAGGATCTTTTCAGCACCGCCAACGGCCAGGGCACCCACTTGGGCACGCAGGGCGTCTTTGACGCTGTTCAGTTCCTGTTCGATCTCGGCTTGAGCCTGAGCCTTCACACGGTCAGCTTCGACGCGAGCCTGTTCACGGGCCTCGTCTACAAGCTGAGCAGCGCGTTTCTTGCTTTGCTCAATGATTTCGGCTGCCTGTGCTTTCGCTTCACGCAGTTGCTGACCCGCTTTCTCTTGGGCCAGCTCCAGGTCGCGAGCTGCGCGGTTGGCAGCGTCCAAGCCGTCTGCAATCTTCTTTTGGCGCTCTTGCAGGGCAGTGATGACCGGAGGCCATACATACTTCATGCAGAAGAGTACAAAAATCAGGAAGGCAACGGATTGGCCAATCAGGGTTGCATTAATGTTCACGCCAACACCTCGCTCGGTCTTTGGTTCATCACAGCTATCAACTCGTGGTTAACGAGTGATTAGCCGGCGATTTGACCAACGAACGGATTCGCGAAGGTGAAGAACAGAGCGATACCAACACCGATCATGGTTACGGCGTCGAGCAGACCGGCAACGATGAACATTTTGACCTGCAGCATTGGAACCATTTCTGGCTGGCGAGCAGCGCCTTCCAGGAACTTGCCGCCCAGCAGGCCGAAACCAATGGCGGTACCCAGAGCACCCAGGCCGATCAGCAGAGCAACAGCGATAGCGGTCAGACCAACTACAGTTTCCATCTTTCCTCCCGACTTTTACGTCGTATTGGTTAGGTTTTTAGTTTGAAGCGGTAAAACAAATCGTTTGGTACAGCATGCCCTTGCGGACTTTTTAAGCCCTCCCCCCGAGCAGGCGGGGCAGGCTATCAGACACGCCAGGCGGTCTTAATGGTTATCTTCGTGGGCCATCGACAGGTAGACGATGGTCAGCATCATGAAGATGAAAGCTTGCAGGGTGATGATCAGGATGTGGAACACAGCCCACGCCCACTGCAGCACCACACCCAGGCCGCTGAGCCAGAGGATGCCAGTACCGAACATCACGGCGATCAGGATGAACACCAGCTCGCCGGCGTACATGTTGCCGAACAGACGCAGTGCCAGCGAGATCGGCTTGGCGATCAGGGTGACGAATTCGAGCAGGAAGTTCACCGGGATCAGCAGGATCTGAACGAAGATGTTCTTGCTGCCGAACGGGTGCAGGGTCAGCTCGCCGATGAAGCCGCCGATGCCCTTGACCTTGATGCTGTAGAAGATGATCAGCGCGAACACGCTCAGGGCCATGCCCAGGGTGGCGTTCGGGTCGGTGGTCGATACCGCGCGGAACGGAATGTGCGGGTCACCGGAGATCAGGATGGCCAGCTGAGGAATCCAGTCGACCGGAACCAGGTCGATGGCGTTCATCAGGAAGACCCAGACGAAGATGGTCAGCGCCAGCGGGGCGATCACCGGGCTGCGGCCATGGAAGGAGTCCTTCACGCTGCCGTGGACGAAGTCCACCAGCACTTCGACGAAGTTCTGCAGGGCACCGGGCTGGCCGGAAGTCGCCTTCTTGGCCGCCATGCGGAAGATGAACAGGAAGATCAGACCCAGCGCAACGGACCAGCCCAGGGTGTCCAGGTGGAACGCCCAGAAGCCCATTGCCTTGGCTTCTGCAGCCGAATGGGCCAAGCCCCAGCTGCCGTCTGGTAGTTGACCGTAGGTCAGGTTCTGCAAGTGGTGCTGGATATAACCCGAAGCGGTTTCTTCTGCCATGGTTGC is part of the Pseudomonas fakonensis genome and harbors:
- the atpE gene encoding F0F1 ATP synthase subunit C, with product METVVGLTAIAVALLIGLGALGTAIGFGLLGGKFLEGAARQPEMVPMLQVKMFIVAGLLDAVTMIGVGIALFFTFANPFVGQIAG
- a CDS encoding F0F1 ATP synthase subunit delta, with amino-acid sequence MAELTTLARPYAKAAFEHAQAHQQLANWSAMLGLAAAVSQDDTMQRLLKAPQLTSANKAAAFIEVCGDKFNAQAQNFIHVAAENDRLLLLPEIAALFDLYKAEQEKSVDVEVTSAFALNQEQQDKLAKVLSARLGQEVRLHASEDASLIGGVVIRAGDLVIDGSVRGKIAKLAEALKS
- the atpA gene encoding F0F1 ATP synthase subunit alpha; translation: MQQLNPSEISEIIKGRIDNLDVGSQARNEGTVVSVSDGIVRIHGLADVMYGEMIEFPGSVFGMALNLEQDSVGAVILGAYDTLAEGMSAKCTGRILEVPVGKELLGRVVDALGNPIDGKGPLGNTQTDAVEKVAPGVIWRKSVDQPVQTGYKSVDAMIPVGRGQRELIIGDRQIGKTAMAIDAIINQKDSGIFCVYVAVGQKRSTVANIVRKLEEAGALANTIVVVASASESAALQFLAPYAGCTMGEFFRDRGEDALIVYDDLSKQAVAYRQISLLLRRPPGREAYPGDVFYLHSRLLERASRVSEEYVEKFTNGAVTGKTGSLTALPIIETQAGDVSAFVPTNVISITDGQIFLESAMFNSGIRPAVNAGVSVSRVGGAAQTKIIKKLSGGIRTALAQYRELAAFAQFASDLDEATRKQLEHGQRVTELMKQKQYAPMSIADMALSLYAAERGFLTDVEVSKVGSFEQALIAFFNRDHAELMAKINVKGDFNDEIDAGMKAGIEKFKATQTW
- the atpB gene encoding F0F1 ATP synthase subunit A, whose translation is MAEETASGYIQHHLQNLTYGQLPDGSWGLAHSAAEAKAMGFWAFHLDTLGWSVALGLIFLFIFRMAAKKATSGQPGALQNFVEVLVDFVHGSVKDSFHGRSPVIAPLALTIFVWVFLMNAIDLVPVDWIPQLAILISGDPHIPFRAVSTTDPNATLGMALSVFALIIFYSIKVKGIGGFIGELTLHPFGSKNIFVQILLIPVNFLLEFVTLIAKPISLALRLFGNMYAGELVFILIAVMFGTGILWLSGLGVVLQWAWAVFHILIITLQAFIFMMLTIVYLSMAHEDNH
- a CDS encoding F0F1 ATP synthase subunit B — translated: MNINATLIGQSVAFLIFVLFCMKYVWPPVITALQERQKKIADGLDAANRAARDLELAQEKAGQQLREAKAQAAEIIEQSKKRAAQLVDEAREQARVEADRVKAQAQAEIEQELNSVKDALRAQVGALAVGGAEKILGATIDQNAHAELVNKLAAEI